The Changchengzhania lutea genomic sequence TTAGAGCTCATAAAACGAACTATCTCCAAAAAAGCAGTTGCTTTTTCCAATTTATCAGAAAAAATAAGATTCTGCCTGTATCATTATCTATCACTGGATTATGTATGCAATCACGTAAGAGAAGGCGTGCGTAAGGTCACGTTTACTACACAAAAGGAATGGGTGTTTGACGCAGACTTATTTTCTGGATAATCTAATATTTTAAACGAAAACATTGGGATAGACCTATGATTTCTGCTTTTCTCTAAAAACTTTCGGATGCTAGTGAAAAAAAATAAAATAACACCGTCAAATTCATTAATGGGAATTCACTTCTGATTATAATTTCAGTATTTATAACTAAAAAATTAGTTCAAACTAAATATTTAGTTATATTTGTAGAAAGTTTATGCTTATTATTTTATAGCATCAAACCGATAAATCGAAAACTATGAAACAATTGACAAAAGCCGAAGAAGATATCATGCAAATTTTATGGCAGTTGAAAAAGGCAAACGTTAAATCCATTATTGAGCAATTCCCAGAGCCGAAACCAGCATATAATACGGTATCGACCATAGTTAGGATTTTGGAAAATAAGGGGTTTGTCGATTATGAGAAGGAAGGCAAAGGTCATATTTATTTTCCGTTAGTAATAAAGCAAGACTATAGTAATCAATCGATAAATAAACTAGTTGATAATTACTTTCAAGGGTCTTTTAAGAGTATGGTGTCATTTTTTATGAAAAAAAATGATATCAGCCTAGATGAATTGGAATCCGTTTTAAAGGATATTAACAAAAATGAATAGCCATGATACCGTATATTATACAAACCGTCGTTTTTCAGCTTTTCTTCTTAGTGATTTATGATGCTTTTTTAAAAAAGGAAACATTTTTCAACTATAACAGATTCTACTTACTTATAACCACAGTCTTATCATTGATTATTCCTTTTATAAAAATCGATGGTTTTAAAAATGTGGTGTCAGATAACTTCATAATTGCATTACCCGAAGTGTTTATTGGTCAAAAAAGAATCATTGAAAATAACGCTGCTTCTTTAATTTCAAATTCAACGGCTACATCTATGCCGCTTTGGGAAATCGTCATGTATTCAGGAATGGCAGTGGCTGGTATAATTTTCTTGTATAAGTTTATTGAAATTGTGGCGCTAATTATCAATAACCCAAAAATATACGAAGGTAACTTCACCTTAGTGACGCTTTTAAAAAGCACTGTGGCTTTTTCATTTTTCAACTATATCTTTTTAGGAGAATTGATAGATACTAAGGATAAGGATGCTATTTTAAAACATGAGCACATCCATGCCAAAGAAAAGCACAGTTTAGATTTATTGTTTTTTGAATTCCTTAGGATCATCTTCTGGTTCAATCCATTAGTTTATATGTATCAACAGAAAATAATGACGGTTCATGAATTTATAGCAGATGCCAACGCCATTAAAAAACAAAATAAGCAGCACTATTATCAAAATTTATTGTCACAAGTCTTTGAGACTAAAAACGTCTCCTTTATCAATCCATTTTTTAAACAATCATTAATCAAAAAACGAATCGTTATGTTATCAAAATCAAAATCAAAACAAGTTAATTTATTCAAGTATGCTCTCTTAGTACCCATAATACTTGGGATGCTTATTTATACATCGTGCTCAGAAAACAGTAAGTCTGTTGATGAAAACTCCGCTATAAATGAAGAAGTGACTACAGAAATCATTGAGAAAATTAAAGCGGTAAAAAATCAAATTCAAATTCAAGGCGATATAAATGAAACCGAGGAACGTGGACTAGGTTTACTCACTCAAATTATGAAAGAAAGTGAATTAAATCCTGAATTAGTAAAATCTGTAAACGATTATAATGCCATGTCCCCAAAAACGGAATTAGTCAAAAAGATATCGGCCGTTTTTGACGAGATCCAAATCCATGGTGAATTATCAGATGCTGATGTGAAAGCCATAAAAGGGCTATTGGTATTAACGAATGAAAACGGACTCAATGATCCATTTTTTAGCGATGTGCTTAACGATGTCGATATTCCCTTCGGAATTATTGACGAAGTCCCCGTTTTTCCAGGTTGCGAGTCATTAACAAATAATGAAGAACGCAAAAAATGCATGTCGAGAAATATTTCTGACCATGTCAATAAAAATTTCAATATTAAGCTTGCAAATACATTAAACTTAACAGGTAGACAGCGCATCAATGTTATTTTTAAAATTGATAATCAGGGTAATATAACCGGTGTAAAATCTAGAGCGCCACATCCAGAGTTGGAAGCAGAAGCAATTAGGGTGATTAAAACATTACCGAAAATGATTCCAGGAGAACACCAAGGTAAAAAGGTGAATGTACCCTATTCGTTACCTATTATTTTTGAAATCGATGAGGGTAAGTTATGATTAGAAACATTCTACTACTTTTATTATCGTTTAATAAATTTTTAACTTAAAATCCTGCAAGGTTTTGAAAACCTTGTAGGTTTATCTTGAGTAATTCTAATACCTACAAGGTCAAAATAAAACCTTGCAGGATATAAAAAAGAATTATTTATTGTTGAAATTAAAGTTGGTTAAATTTTGAATATTAATCGAACTCAAGTTTATAATTTTTTTACTATGTATAACATTTAAATTAAACCCGAAGCGAAGTCTTCGGTTATATCTGTTGCTAATAAGTTTGTAATTAAATGGAAATTATAGTCTTGCCATTAGATATTACCAGCAACACGAAGATCAAGAAGCCGTGTATCCTAATTTGGCTTATGCGTTTACTTCTATTGCGAATCATCGCTTAGACGAGCTTAAAAAAGAACAATTTCTGAACGCCAATGAGAATGAAGAATAAC encodes the following:
- a CDS encoding BlaI/MecI/CopY family transcriptional regulator, which encodes MKQLTKAEEDIMQILWQLKKANVKSIIEQFPEPKPAYNTVSTIVRILENKGFVDYEKEGKGHIYFPLVIKQDYSNQSINKLVDNYFQGSFKSMVSFFMKKNDISLDELESVLKDINKNE
- a CDS encoding M56 family metallopeptidase; protein product: MIPYIIQTVVFQLFFLVIYDAFLKKETFFNYNRFYLLITTVLSLIIPFIKIDGFKNVVSDNFIIALPEVFIGQKRIIENNAASLISNSTATSMPLWEIVMYSGMAVAGIIFLYKFIEIVALIINNPKIYEGNFTLVTLLKSTVAFSFFNYIFLGELIDTKDKDAILKHEHIHAKEKHSLDLLFFEFLRIIFWFNPLVYMYQQKIMTVHEFIADANAIKKQNKQHYYQNLLSQVFETKNVSFINPFFKQSLIKKRIVMLSKSKSKQVNLFKYALLVPIILGMLIYTSCSENSKSVDENSAINEEVTTEIIEKIKAVKNQIQIQGDINETEERGLGLLTQIMKESELNPELVKSVNDYNAMSPKTELVKKISAVFDEIQIHGELSDADVKAIKGLLVLTNENGLNDPFFSDVLNDVDIPFGIIDEVPVFPGCESLTNNEERKKCMSRNISDHVNKNFNIKLANTLNLTGRQRINVIFKIDNQGNITGVKSRAPHPELEAEAIRVIKTLPKMIPGEHQGKKVNVPYSLPIIFEIDEGKL